The stretch of DNA AGCCCGATCAGCCATGCGGCCAGCAGCGTGGCGATGAGGCCGGCGCCGGTGGGCAGCCCGAAGGCGATCCCCGCGCCGGCCAGCGCGACCAGGCCGACGAGCACGGCCAGCGCCGCGATCCACAGCCGGTGATACAGGAACCATAGAACGGTGAAGGCGAAGGCCGGCCATACGAAGCCGTCCGGCACGAGCACGGCCCGGTCAAGGCCGATCGACTCGCCCGGCCGCGCGTCGGCGGGCAGGTGGAGCGTGTAGCTGCGCATCCGCATCACGGGACTCCGGCTAGGTCGCTCCACGTAAGCCGGGCGGCTGGGCGGAGCTTGATGACGACAGGTCTACAGGGAGCCCTTCGTGGAGGGAACGCGCCCCTCCTCGCGCGGATCGATCGCCACTGCCTTCCGCAAGGCGCGCGCCAGTCCCTTGAAACAGCTCTCGGCGATGTGGTGCGCGTTGTCGCCGTAGAGGGTCTCGACATGCAGCGTCAGCCCGGCATTCATCGCGAAGGCCTGGAACCACTCGCGCACCAGTTCGGTGTCGAAATTGCCGATCTTCTCCACCCGGAAGGCGGTGCGGAACACGAGGAACGGTCGACCGGAGATATCGACGCAGACGCGGGTCAGCGCCTCGTCCATGGGCAGGTGGATGTCGGCGTAGCGCGTGACGCCGCGCTTGTCGCCGAGCGCCTTGGCGAAGGCCTGGCCCAGCGCGATGCCGCAATCCTCGGCCGAATGGTGCTGGTCGATGTGGAGATCGCCGTCGACCTTCACGTCGAGATCGAACAGGGCGTGCCGCGCCAGCAGATCCAGCATGTGGTCGAGGAAGCCGATGCCGGTCGCGATCGTCGATCGCCCGGTCCCGTCGAGCGAGACCGTGACCGCGATATCGGTCTCCGCGGTCTTCCGGCTGATGGTGGCGCTGCGCATTTCAATCTGGGCTTCGTGTCTGGGACGGCTCCGGCCGCCCGCGCCTTCTAGAGGGACTCTCGCCGGAATGGAAAGGGCGCCTGCCTATTGGTGCAGCACCCGACCGGCCACAGCCTCGAGCTTGGCCAGCAGCGCGGGGTCGCGGACAGACGGCGCGGTCATGATCGCCCCGTCGAGGGCCCGATGCGAGCCCGCCGGGCAGGGCTCGCGCTCGGCCGGGAAGTCCTGTGCCAGCCGGGACACCAGCCGGGCCGCCTTGTCGGCGTTGGCGCGGGCGACCGCGATGACCGAGGCCACGTCCACGGCGTCGTGGCCCGGGTGCCAGCAATCGTAATCGGTGACCATCGCGATGGTCGCGTAGGTGATCTCCGCCTCGCGGGCGAGCTTGGCCTCGGGCATGTTGGTCATGCCGATCACGTCGAAGCCCTGCGCCCTGTAGGCCCGGGATTCGGCGAGCGACGAGAATTGCGGTCCTTCCATGCAGACATAGGTGCCGCCGCGATGCACCGCGATGTCCTCCGCCCTGGCGGCGTTCGCGATCCGCGCCTGCAGGCCCGGCCCGACGGGATGGGCCAGGGAGACGTGGGCGACGCAGCCATCGCCGAAGAACGAGGAGTCGCGCCCGTGCGTGCGATCGACGAACTGGTCGACGAGCACGAACAGGCCCGGCGGCAATTCCTCGCGGAACGAGCCGCAGGCCGAGAGCGCGACGAGATCGGTGACCCCGGCCCGCTTCAGCGCGTCGATATTGGCGCGGTAGTTGATGCCGGACGGCGAGAGCCGGTGCCCCCGCCCGTGCCGGGCCAGGAACACGACCTTGGTGTCGCCGATCCGCCCGATGCGCAAGGCATCCGACGGCTCGCCCCAGGGTGAGGCGACCCGCTCCTCGCGCACGTCTTCCAGTCCGGGCAGGTCGTAGACGCCGGACCCACCCATCACCCCGAGGACCGCTGCCGTCATGCCTGTCTTCCTGCACTGTCAGTGACGCTGCGCGAGCGCCGCGATCCCCTGCACGCCCTCATCCTGAGGTGCCGGAGCGAAGCGGAGGCCTCTAAGGAGACCTCCAGAGGGCGCGGCGATCCCTGGAGCCCGCCTTCGAGGCCGCTGCGCAGCACCTCAGGATGAGGGCGTGGATGGGAAGACCCGTCTCCCGCCAGCCGATCATCGCGACGGCCGACCGGTAGCATGGGGGAACGGCCCAAAAAAGATGGGCCCCCGCGAGGGAGGCCCATCCATGTCGTCGATCGGAGAGCGGCGCGTCAGTACGTCTTGTGCAGTTCCGGCTGAAGTCCGTGGACCTCGCCGCCGACATCGGCCCAGACCTTTTTCTTCACGTAGTAGAGCAGCCCCGACAGCACGATCAGGAACAGGATCACCCGGAAGCCGAGGGCCTTCCGGTCCATCATATGCGGCTCGGCCGTCCACATCAGGAAGGCCGCGACGTCCTTGCCGTACTGGTCGACCGTCTCGGGGACGACAGGCTGGCCCTGGTCGGTCTTCGGATAGCTCACCTGCCCGTCGGTGATCGGCGGCGGCATCGCGATGATGTGGCCGGGATAGTACTTGTTGTAGTGGCCGCCATCCGGAACCGCAAAATCCTTCGGCGGCTCCTCGTAGCCGTTGAGCAACGCGTGGATATAGTCGGGGCCCTGTTCCGAATAGCCGATGAACGGAAGCCAGTCGGTCAGGAAGTACAACGAGCCACGGGAGAAGGTCCGCGCCTTGGCGATCACCGAGAAGTCGGGCGGCGCCTTGCCGCCGTTGGCCGCGGCCGCCGCCTGATCGTTCGGGAAGGGCGGCGGCAAAGTGTCGGCCGGTCGGGCGGGCCGGTCGAACATCTCGCCGGAATCGTTGGGCCCGTCCTTCACCTGATAGGTCGCCGCCAGGGCCTTGACCTGACCGGCGTTGAAATCCGGGCCGCCCTCCTGCGCGAGGTTGCGGAAGGAAACCAGCTTCATCGAATGGCAGGCGGAACAGACTTCCTTGTAGACCTGGAAGCCGCGCTGCAGCTGCGCGGTGTCGAAGCGGCCGAACACGCCGGCGAAGCTCCAGTTGACGCGGGCTGGGATCGGGCCGCCATGGCCTTCCTGGGCGCCGACCGGCGCTGCGGCGCCGATCAGCAGGACCGCCAGGGCGGCAGCAGCTTTGGTCGGGAGGACGCGGGTCATCATCATGGTCCTGTCGTCAGCCCGTCAGCCCTTGGTGGTCGGAGCGGCGGCGGCGCCCGCCGGCATGCCGGATCCGCTCACCTGCTTGCCCGGCCCGGTGACGGTCTCGAGGATCGAGCCGGGGAGCTTCTTCGGCGTCTCGAACAGGCCGCAGAGCGGCATGACGATCAGGAAGTGGGCGAAGTAATAGGCGGTGCAGATCTGCGACGCGATCACGTAGCCGCCCTCGGGAGGCTGCGAGCCCAGCCACCCGAGCAGAAGGGTCGCGCCAATGAACGCCCAGAAGAACTGCCGGTAGATCGGCCGGTAGTTGCAGGAGCGAACCTTGGACCAGTCCAGCCACGGTGCGAATGCCAGGATGATCACCGCCGAGAACATCAGGATCACGCCGCCGAGCTTGCTCGGGACCGCGCGCAGGATCGCGTAGAACGGCAGGAAGTACCATTCCGGCACGATGTGCGCGGGCGTCACGGCGGGGTTGGCCTGGATGTAGTTGTCGGCATGGCCCAGGAAGTTCGGCTGGTAGAACAGGAACCAGGCGAACAGGATCATGAACACGCAGGTTGCGAACACGTCCTTGATGGTCGCGTAGGGGGTGAACGGCACGGTGTCCTTGCCCGACTTGATCGGGATGCCGGCCGGGTTGTTCTGGCCGGTCACGTGCAGCGCCCAGACGTGCAGCACGACGACGCCGGCGATCATCCAGGGCAGCAGGTAGTGCAGCGAGAAGAAGCGGTTCACGGTCGGGTTGCCCACCGAGTATCCGCCCCAGAGCAGGGTCTGGATCGTGTCGCCGACCACCGGGATCGCGGCCAGGATGTTGGTGATGACCGTGGCGCCCCAGAAGCTCATCTGGCCCCAGGGCAGCGTGTAGCCGAGGAAGGCGGTCGCCATCATCAGCAGGTAGATCACGACGCCGAGGATATAGAGGACCTCACGCGGCGCCTTGTAGGACCCGTAATACAGGGCCCGGAACATGTGGACGTAGACAGCCACGAAGAACATCGACGCGCCGTTGGCGTGCGC from Methylobacterium sp. PvR107 encodes:
- a CDS encoding DUF2628 domain-containing protein, with the translated sequence MRMRSYTLHLPADARPGESIGLDRAVLVPDGFVWPAFAFTVLWFLYHRLWIAALAVLVGLVALAGAGIAFGLPTGAGLIATLLAAWLIGLEASSLRRWTLARRGWPVRDAVIAATPEEAEGRAIGRWLDSSPTAPRAPFPSGPSRRAEPVIGLFPAQEGAR
- the hisB gene encoding imidazoleglycerol-phosphate dehydratase HisB produces the protein MRSATISRKTAETDIAVTVSLDGTGRSTIATGIGFLDHMLDLLARHALFDLDVKVDGDLHIDQHHSAEDCGIALGQAFAKALGDKRGVTRYADIHLPMDEALTRVCVDISGRPFLVFRTAFRVEKIGNFDTELVREWFQAFAMNAGLTLHVETLYGDNAHHIAESCFKGLARALRKAVAIDPREEGRVPSTKGSL
- a CDS encoding S-methyl-5'-thioadenosine phosphorylase, with the protein product MTAAVLGVMGGSGVYDLPGLEDVREERVASPWGEPSDALRIGRIGDTKVVFLARHGRGHRLSPSGINYRANIDALKRAGVTDLVALSACGSFREELPPGLFVLVDQFVDRTHGRDSSFFGDGCVAHVSLAHPVGPGLQARIANAARAEDIAVHRGGTYVCMEGPQFSSLAESRAYRAQGFDVIGMTNMPEAKLAREAEITYATIAMVTDYDCWHPGHDAVDVASVIAVARANADKAARLVSRLAQDFPAEREPCPAGSHRALDGAIMTAPSVRDPALLAKLEAVAGRVLHQ
- a CDS encoding cytochrome c1 — protein: MMMTRVLPTKAAAALAVLLIGAAAPVGAQEGHGGPIPARVNWSFAGVFGRFDTAQLQRGFQVYKEVCSACHSMKLVSFRNLAQEGGPDFNAGQVKALAATYQVKDGPNDSGEMFDRPARPADTLPPPFPNDQAAAAANGGKAPPDFSVIAKARTFSRGSLYFLTDWLPFIGYSEQGPDYIHALLNGYEEPPKDFAVPDGGHYNKYYPGHIIAMPPPITDGQVSYPKTDQGQPVVPETVDQYGKDVAAFLMWTAEPHMMDRKALGFRVILFLIVLSGLLYYVKKKVWADVGGEVHGLQPELHKTY
- a CDS encoding cytochrome b translates to MSGTASTYVPKSRVAKWFEARLPLAGLVHSSFIAYPVPRNLNYFWTFGAILAAFLGIQIITGVWLAMHYEPSATGAFNSVEKIMRDVNYGWLLRYAHANGASMFFVAVYVHMFRALYYGSYKAPREVLYILGVVIYLLMMATAFLGYTLPWGQMSFWGATVITNILAAIPVVGDTIQTLLWGGYSVGNPTVNRFFSLHYLLPWMIAGVVVLHVWALHVTGQNNPAGIPIKSGKDTVPFTPYATIKDVFATCVFMILFAWFLFYQPNFLGHADNYIQANPAVTPAHIVPEWYFLPFYAILRAVPSKLGGVILMFSAVIILAFAPWLDWSKVRSCNYRPIYRQFFWAFIGATLLLGWLGSQPPEGGYVIASQICTAYYFAHFLIVMPLCGLFETPKKLPGSILETVTGPGKQVSGSGMPAGAAAAPTTKG